A single region of the Rathayibacter rathayi genome encodes:
- the tal gene encoding transaldolase, with protein sequence MTENTPTAELSAAGVSIWLDDLSRSRISSGVLKKVIEEKNVVGVTTNPTIFAAALTNGESYDAQVRELAAAGTSVTDAVFEITTDDVAAASDIFRPIYDATDGYDGRVSIEVEPGLAHDAQGTIEQAKALWTKVDRPNAMIKIPATVEGLEAITEVIGAGISVNVTLIFSLARYRAVINAYLAGLEKAKEAGIDLSTIHSVASFFVSRVDTEIDKRLEAVGSDEARALKSKSGVANAQLAYEVFVEAFATERALLLQESGANRQRPLWASTGVKSTDLPDTLYVTELVAAGVVNTMPEKTLEATFEHGEITGDTVTGSYADANAVLDAVAAQGVSYADVTELLEKEGVEKFIVSWNELLDTVTAALEGAKAQA encoded by the coding sequence ATGACTGAGAACACCCCCACCGCAGAACTTTCCGCCGCCGGCGTCAGCATCTGGCTCGACGATCTCTCCCGCTCGCGCATCTCCTCCGGGGTACTGAAAAAGGTGATCGAAGAGAAGAACGTCGTCGGCGTCACCACGAACCCGACGATCTTCGCCGCCGCCCTCACCAACGGCGAGTCTTACGACGCGCAGGTGCGCGAGCTCGCCGCCGCCGGCACCTCGGTGACCGACGCCGTCTTCGAGATCACGACCGACGACGTCGCCGCGGCGTCCGACATCTTCCGCCCGATCTACGACGCCACCGACGGCTACGACGGCCGCGTCTCGATCGAGGTCGAGCCCGGGCTCGCGCACGACGCCCAGGGCACCATCGAGCAGGCCAAGGCCCTGTGGACCAAGGTGGACCGCCCGAACGCGATGATCAAGATCCCCGCGACCGTCGAGGGCCTCGAGGCCATCACCGAGGTCATCGGCGCCGGCATCTCGGTGAACGTCACGCTGATCTTCTCGCTCGCCCGCTATCGAGCCGTCATCAACGCCTACCTGGCCGGACTCGAGAAAGCCAAGGAGGCCGGCATCGACCTGTCGACCATCCACTCCGTCGCCTCGTTCTTCGTCTCGCGCGTCGACACCGAGATCGACAAGCGCCTCGAGGCCGTCGGCTCCGACGAGGCCCGCGCGCTGAAGAGCAAGTCGGGTGTTGCCAACGCGCAGCTCGCTTACGAGGTCTTCGTCGAGGCGTTCGCCACCGAGCGCGCACTGCTGCTGCAGGAGTCGGGCGCCAACCGCCAGCGCCCCCTGTGGGCCTCGACCGGCGTCAAGTCGACCGACCTCCCCGACACGCTCTACGTGACCGAGCTCGTTGCAGCCGGCGTCGTCAACACGATGCCCGAGAAGACCCTCGAGGCGACCTTCGAGCACGGCGAGATCACCGGCGACACCGTCACCGGCTCCTACGCCGACGCGAACGCCGTCCTCGACGCCGTCGCGGCGCAGGGCGTCTCGTACGCCGACGTCACCGAGCTGCTCGAGAAGGAGGGAGTCGAGAAGTTCATTGTCTCCTGGAACGAGCTGCTCGACACCGTCACCGCTGCGCTCGAGGGCGCGAAGGCGCAGGCCTGA
- the tkt gene encoding transketolase, whose product MSELQWESIDEKAVDTARVLAADAVEKVGNGHPGTAMSLAPAAYLLFQKVMRRDPSDATWIGRDRFILSVGHSSLTQYVQFYLGGYGLELDDLKALRTWGSKTPGHPEYGHTDGVEITTGPLGQGLASAVGFAYASRFERDLFDPEAAAGTSPFDHFVYVIAGDGDLQEGITSEASSLAGHQQLGNLVVIYDSNQISIEDDTNIAFTEDVKARYEAYDWQVQVVDWKKTGEYHEDLAELHAAIEAAKGETDKPSLIILRTIIGWPSPKKQNTGKIHGSALGSDELRGLKEVLGFDPDTTFDVADEVIQHTRGAVERGRVQHAEWDEQFATWASANPEKKELLDRVLSGGLPEGVQEALPVFEPGKEVSTRAASGKVINALAGVIPELWGGSADLAESNNTTIEGAGSFVPSEFSTHEWTGTKGGRVLHFGIREHAMGAILNGIVLHGNTRPFGGTFLIFSDYMRPAVRLAALMKAPAIYVWTHDSVALGEDGPTHQPIEQLATLRAIPGLDIVRPGDANEVAYAWKTILERREGPAGLALTRQNIPVFERGEGDAEGETFASAANVARGAYILAEAPNGSPDVIFIATGSEVQIAVEAREVLKGEGINARVVSAPSLEWFEEQDAEYREKVLPSSVKARVSIEAGLSLGWLKYVGDAGRSVSIEHFGASADYKTLFREFGITTEAALSAAKESLAAS is encoded by the coding sequence GTGTCAGAACTGCAATGGGAATCCATTGACGAGAAGGCAGTCGACACGGCGAGGGTTCTCGCCGCGGATGCGGTCGAGAAGGTCGGCAACGGCCATCCCGGAACCGCCATGAGTCTCGCGCCGGCCGCATACCTCCTGTTCCAGAAGGTCATGCGCCGCGATCCGTCCGATGCCACCTGGATCGGCCGTGACCGCTTCATCCTGTCGGTCGGCCACTCCTCGCTGACGCAGTACGTCCAGTTCTACCTGGGCGGCTACGGACTCGAGCTCGACGACCTCAAGGCGCTGCGCACCTGGGGTTCGAAGACCCCGGGCCACCCCGAGTACGGCCACACCGACGGCGTCGAGATCACGACCGGCCCGCTCGGTCAGGGTCTTGCCTCCGCCGTGGGCTTCGCCTACGCCTCGCGCTTCGAGCGCGACCTGTTCGACCCGGAGGCCGCCGCGGGCACCTCTCCGTTCGACCACTTCGTCTACGTCATCGCCGGCGACGGCGACCTGCAGGAGGGCATTACCAGCGAGGCATCCTCGCTCGCCGGCCACCAGCAGCTCGGCAATCTGGTCGTCATCTACGACTCCAACCAGATCTCGATCGAGGACGATACCAACATCGCCTTCACCGAGGACGTCAAGGCGCGCTACGAGGCGTACGACTGGCAGGTGCAGGTCGTCGACTGGAAGAAGACCGGCGAGTACCACGAGGACCTCGCCGAGCTGCACGCCGCGATCGAGGCCGCGAAGGGCGAGACTGACAAGCCGTCGCTCATCATCCTGCGCACCATCATCGGCTGGCCCTCGCCGAAGAAGCAGAACACCGGCAAGATCCACGGCTCCGCCCTGGGCTCCGACGAACTCCGCGGCCTGAAGGAGGTGCTCGGCTTCGACCCCGACACGACCTTCGACGTCGCCGACGAGGTCATCCAGCACACCCGCGGAGCAGTCGAGCGTGGCCGAGTGCAGCACGCCGAATGGGACGAGCAGTTCGCCACCTGGGCGTCCGCGAACCCCGAGAAGAAGGAGCTGCTGGACCGGGTCCTCTCCGGCGGTCTGCCCGAAGGCGTCCAGGAGGCGCTCCCCGTCTTCGAACCCGGCAAGGAGGTCTCGACCCGCGCCGCGTCCGGCAAAGTCATCAACGCCCTCGCCGGGGTGATCCCCGAGCTGTGGGGCGGTTCCGCCGACCTGGCCGAGTCGAACAACACCACGATCGAGGGAGCCGGCTCCTTCGTCCCGTCGGAGTTCTCGACGCATGAGTGGACCGGCACGAAGGGCGGCCGCGTGCTGCACTTCGGCATCCGTGAGCACGCGATGGGCGCGATCCTCAACGGGATCGTTCTGCACGGGAACACCCGCCCCTTCGGCGGCACCTTCCTGATCTTCTCCGACTACATGCGCCCGGCGGTCCGTCTTGCCGCGCTGATGAAGGCGCCGGCGATCTACGTCTGGACCCACGACTCCGTGGCACTCGGCGAGGACGGCCCGACCCACCAGCCGATCGAACAGCTGGCGACCCTGCGCGCGATCCCGGGCCTGGACATCGTCCGCCCCGGCGACGCGAACGAGGTCGCCTACGCCTGGAAGACCATCCTCGAGCGCCGCGAGGGCCCCGCCGGCCTCGCGCTCACCCGCCAGAACATTCCCGTGTTCGAGCGTGGCGAGGGCGACGCGGAGGGCGAGACCTTCGCCTCCGCCGCGAACGTCGCCCGTGGTGCGTACATCCTGGCCGAGGCACCGAACGGCAGCCCGGACGTGATCTTCATCGCGACCGGATCCGAGGTCCAGATCGCCGTCGAAGCACGCGAAGTGCTGAAGGGCGAGGGCATCAACGCCCGCGTTGTCTCGGCTCCGTCGCTCGAATGGTTTGAGGAGCAGGACGCCGAGTACCGCGAGAAGGTGCTCCCCTCCTCCGTCAAGGCGCGCGTCTCGATCGAGGCCGGCCTGAGCCTGGGCTGGCTGAAGTACGTCGGCGACGCCGGCCGTTCCGTGTCGATCGAGCACTTCGGCGCCTCGGCCGACTACAAGACCCTGTTCCGCGAGTTCGGGATCACCACCGAGGCGGCTCTGTCCGCCGCCAAGGAGTCGCTCGCAGCCTCCTGA